From Niallia sp. Man26:
TGCTTCTCTTTGATTTGGATATTGCCAAGCTCCAAAGAAAGTGGCAATATTTTCGGCTATCCATATAAAAAAACCAATCAGTACAAAGGACAGTGATAGTGGCATGCGGTAACGAATTCCATCCACCACGTAGACTACCCATGATTTCCAAAAAACAATTAAAACTAATCCAGATAACCACCAACGCAGATCGATCCAATAATGATGGGTGAAAAAATTTAAGTAAATCGCAAATGCGAGTGGAACCACTGCCCAAAATGGCGGCCATTTAATAAGCTCCACCTTAAGCCTTCTCCAGGCCTGACACAGAAAACTCGCTACACTTGCATACATAAAGCCGCTGTATAACGGAACTCCAAAAATCTTAGAATATCCTTCTTCAGGATAAGACCACGAGCCCATATGCACCTTAAACAGTTCAAGGGCAAGACCGATAATATGGAATAAGGTTATAACCTTTAGCTCATCCTTTGTTTCCATTCCAGACCGTACCATCATCCACTGCATAAACAGGCAGATTAACAGCAGCCAGTCATACCTTGGCAGAAAGGGAAGCGGAAAATATTGTGTAACTGCCAAGGAGGCAAAGATAACGACTGGAAACAAGCATGACAGAGCCTGCTCCCAACAAAAAAGTAGCAATTGCTTCAACGCTGATCTTTGTCTCCATTTTTCAATTGTTACATTCATGAGCAGCCTCCTGCTAAAAATTATTATCTACTCTGTATCTTCATCACTTTTGTATTCTAAAATGTCTCCAGGCTGACAATCTAATGCCTTACAAATCCCCTCTAACGTTGACAATCGAATCGCTTTCGCTTTTCCATTTTTCAATATAGACAGGTTAGCCATCGTTATTCCAACCTTCTCTGAAAGTTCGGTAACACTCATTTTCCTTTTTGCTAGCATTACATCAATATTTATAATAATCGCCATTTTTTTCACCTCAGACCGTTAGATCATTTTCTGATTTTATCTCGATAGCTTCTTGAAGAAGCCTTTGCAGAACAGCGGCGAAGACCGCAATGATCAAAGAGGCAAATATAATAACTAAGCCAATAATTATTATTCCTGGTGCGTCGTCAGCATCTGCAACGAAATAAAAGAGCGGCAATCCTAGTACAAATAAGCCACTTATTGTAATGGCACAAAATTTAATTACCTTTAAGGATTTCACTGATATTTTTGAGAAGGCTTTGTTATTATCAATATAAGTTAATAATTTAAATGCCTCGTATAGAGCGATATAAAAAGGAATTGCCGAAACATAAAAAAAGGCGATAACAAGAAATTTTATAAAGGAAATATCCGGCAGCAGCTCTTCAGCAAATCTCCCGATAGCTGGAACCGCAAAGATACATAAAGCAAGAATTGGAAGTCCAATAAAAATTACAGCTATTTTTAAAAACAGCGTTGACACTTTGTTCACCAAAAAACACCTCACTAATTAATGTGTTTTTAATTTACCACAATATTTATCGTTTTACAATAAAATAATATTGTTTTTTATTTTATTATTATTGATAAACAACCATTTCATTTCAATAAAAAGAGCATTCCTCTTAAATAAGGAATGCTCTGTAGATTATCTCTTTAGTAATGGAACAATTTCTTTAAGACGAAAAAAATAGGAGTCTGTTAAACTTGAAAACTTTGTGCGATTCTTCATAGTTTCCAAGTTTGCTGTTTTAATTTTGGTCCTATATTGAATGGCTTCTTCACAAAAGATCCTCTGGCTGTTTATATGCCTTTCTCCATTGGTTCTTGGCACATATTTATACTTGCCATTGCGATCTTGCTCGCGAGCCTTGCAATTGTCTTGAAGCATAAGAAGCAGGCATTCATGGATTCTCTCTTTTAAATGATTCTCTAAAATTGGGAATAGTATCTCTACTCGGTTTTCCATATTGCGCGTCATCCAATCAGCTGATGACAAATATACCTTTTCATTCCCATTTTGATGGAAATAAAAAATTCTCGTATGTTCGAGAAATTCTCCTACGATACTTCGAACCTTAATATTTTCACTGACTCCTTCAATACCGGGACGCAGGCAGCATACTCCTCTTATGATGAGGTCAATTTTTACACCAGCAATCGATGCTTCATACAATTTCTTAATAATTATTTTATCTGTTAAAGAGTTCATTTTTGCAATAATTCTGCCATTTTGATATTCATTATGATAGGCAATTTCTCTGTCAATCAGCTCAATGAACGTATCCCGAATACCATAAGGTGAAACAGATAAATGATGATAAGATGGCTTTTCCATATATCCGCTTAAATAATTAAAGAAATTGATGGCATCAATGCCTATTTTATCATTGCTTGTCAGAAGCCCCATATCAGTATAGATTCTGGCTGTGGCATCATTATAATTTCCTGTTCCCAAATGAACATAACGTTGAATTTTACCTTTTTCCCTGCGGATAACAAGAGTTATCTTGCTGTGGGTTTTTAAATGCGTCATTCCATATATAACATGACAGCCGGCTTGTTCTAATTCCTTAGCCCACTGAACATTGTTTTCCTCATCAAAACGGGCCTTGAGCTCCACTAGGACAGTTACTTGTTTTCCATTTTCCGCTGCTCGTTTAAGACTATCAATAATCGGCGAATCTCCACTGACACGGTATAAGGTTTGCTTTATTGCCAATACATTCTTATCATCTGCTGCCTGTGACATAAACTCCACAACTGGTTCGAAAGACTCATAAGGATGATGCAGTAAAACATCATGGTCAGCAATCTTTTCAAACATGTCTCCTTCTCCTTCTAAATCAACAGAAGGCTGAGGAATAAAGGTTCTTGCTGTTAAATGTTCATGAGTGGCTGCGACTTTCTTATAAAATGAAAATAAGAACGTCAAGTCTAAAGGAGCTTGGACAACATAAACATCCTTTGAATGTATCTCAAGCACTTTTCTAAGATAATCTATAACCCCTTGATTGCTTTGAGACATTTGGTATTCTAGACGGACAGCAGCTCCCCGTTTTCGTTTTTTCAGCTCTTCTTCAATTTCCAGTAATAAATCTTCTGCTTCGTCCTCATGTATAGTTAAGTCTGCATTTCGGGTAATTCGAAAGGAAGTGACAGATTCCACTTTATAGCCTGTAAACAATTTATAAATAAAACGGGAAATCACTTCTTCCAAAAGGACAAACTTTCTTTGCTTTCCTTTTTGCGTTATTTCAACTAAGCGGTCCATAACAGCCGGAACTTGCACAATCACTAAGTTGCCGTTCAGCTCCTGTTCCTTCCGCTTTTCCAGCGACTTCTCTTCAATTATTACTGCTAGATTTAGAGATTTATTTAACAGCATTGGAAATGGACGATAAGCGTCAATCGCCATTGGCGTCAGAACAGGGTACACTTGTTCATCAAAAAAATCCTCCAGAATATCCAATTCCTGTGGTGCAGCATGATCAATTGTAATGATGCTCACCTGTTCATTGTCTAAAATTCTTGATAAATCTCGATATACTTCATCTTGTTTTTTTACTAGTAAATGGGCTTTTTGAGAAATAGCACATAGCTGTTCTTTTGGGGTAAGTCCCGCCTTATTTTCGGGTTTGTTAAACCCAGCCTTTACTTGATCGATCAGTCCTGCGACACGCACCATGAAAAACTCATCCAGATTTGAACTAAAAATCGATAAAAATTTATATCTTTCCAATAAAGCATTCTGGTCATCCACAGCTTCTTCCAGCACTCGGCTGTTAAAATCCAGCCAGCTCAACTCTCGATTATTGTAATAGGAAGGTTTATCTAAATTAGTGGTGCTCCATTGCTCATGATGAGTTTGCATTTTTACATCCCCTTAACAATTATTGCTAATATTCTATAATTAGAATACCACGAATATTCAGATGAATATCAGGTTACTTTGTAAAATTTTTGTAAATATTTGTAGATATATGCAAGATTTCCAGAATGTAAGATTATTATTGGATTCTTAGGGGTACAATGGATAGGCGTACTTTACAAAAGCTTAATATTTTTTCTTTACATTTTCTTATAAGATATACATATTAACAATTACAAAGGGAGGATTCGATAATTGAAAGATAACTCAATTGCCATCATTGATCTCGGCTCAAATTCCATTCAATTTGCTATCTATCAAATTGAAAACAACTTAGTAAAAACGGAAGAAGCAAAGCGCGTCAAAGTGGCTGCACGTCTCATCAGCTACGTAAATAGTCAAGGTAACATTACACGAGAAGGAATAGACTTTACCTTGCAAATTTTAAAAGAGTTTAAGAAACATGGCGAGGAAAGTGGAGTGAACCGAATTATTGGTTTTGCGACAGCTGTCATCCGCAATGCAGCCAACAAAGAGGATGTCTTAGCAGAGATTCAACAGGAAACAGGTATACCTTTTTCGATTCTAAGCGGCTATGAAGAGGCGTATTTTGGATTTCTTGGCATCATTCAAGCAACAGATTTGCAAGATGGCATTACCATTGATATTGGCGGCGGAAGCACCGAAATTACCCTGTTCCGAAACCGCCAAATGGTCGAATACCACAGCTTCCCTTTTGGCGCAGTCAACTTAAACGACCAATTCACAAAAGGTGAAAATGTGACAGCACAGCAAACGGAGCGGCTTCAATCGTATCTTGTCGAACAGCTTCAAACTCTCCCATGGTTGTCCAAAGCAGGACTTCCTGTTATCGGGATTGGCGGAAGTGCTAAAAATTTATCACGCATACATAAAGCTAAATGCAAGAAAAATTCATTAAATATGTCCATACAGGATATTCATCATGTATATGAAGAGTTATCCTCATTAAGTGTAACAGAGCGTGCCAATATTAAGGGACTATCCAAGAAGAGAAAAGATATAATCATACCAGCAGTGCAGATTATCTCTATCTTAATGGAGATGACACAATCTCCTTATTTCCTATACTGTACGCAATCTGTACGTGACGGATTTATTTATAACCTGCTTGAAAAAACTAATAATGCCTCTTAGAAAAAAACCACCGGACACTAGCCCGGTGGTTTTCTACTATTGTTTGTTCAATGGAAGGTCGAACAAGACATGCTGAAATTAGGAACTATATTCATTATAAACGGAAAAGACTACTGATTGTTTTAAGATTTTGTAAATTTTTGTAAACACTTCTCCATTAACATAGTTTATCAAACTATAAAAATAGCCGATATAAGCAAGAGATTGACCTTAATAACATTTGTATACTAGGAGGAAAAAGTGGAGTCTGAAACATCTGAACAACAATTGGAAGAAACAAACGGAAAACAAACAAAAGCATACCTCTATAAAACTGTATGGAGATGGCATTTTTATGCCGGCTTAATCTTTGCTCCCTTTTTAATTATATTGGCAGTAACTGGATCTGTTTACTTATTTAAACCTCAAATTGAACAAATACTGTATCAAGACTTAAATGAGGTAACCATTAAAACGAAGAGAATACCTGCTTCTGAACAGCTAAATATTGTAAAAAACCACTATACCGGAGCAGAGGTTACAAGCTATCGGCCTGGAGAAAAAAAAACGCGTTCCAGTGAAGTCAGCATAACTTATCAAAAAGAATCACTGACCATATTTGTTGATCCGTATACAGGTAAGATACTCGGAGAATTAAACAGTAATGATCGAGTTATGGACTTAATCGAAAAAATTCATGGAGAATTGATGGCTGGAACTCTAGGTGACAGAATTGTCGAACTAGCAGCATGCTGGACTATAGTGTTAATAGTAACTGGAATATACTTATGGTTCCCGCAAAAAAAATTAAGAATTGCTGGCACTTTTATACCTCGATTAACTAAAGGACGAAAGACTTTTAGAAGAGATTTACATGCCGTCCCTGCTGTCTGGATTACAGGCGGACTTGTTTTGTTGATTTTGACTGGATTGCCTTGGTCCGGATTTTGGGGAACTAATTTTCAAGCTTTAGTTACCAATACAGGAGAAGGTTATCCTCCCTCTGTGTGGATTGGCGATGCTCCTGCATCAAATATAAAGACAAAGGACATTGCAGAGGTTCCTTGGGCAGCTGAAAATTTAGAAGTACCAGAGTCAAATATGGAAGGCTTTATTCCCGTATCCATTGATGATATAGTAGCCACTGCAAATCGGGAAGGCATGCATCCAAGTTATTCTGTTATTTTCCCTGCTTCTAAGGAAGGTGTCTATACGCTGTCTGCTTTTCCACCGAAAGCAAAAGACGAAGCAACCATTCATATCGACCAATATTCTGGTGCAGTGTTAGCTGATTACCGCTATGATAACTACGGTATTCTTGGAAAGATAATAGCTGTTGGTATTACTTTGCACAAAGGAACAGAATTAGGTTTCATTAACCAGCTCATTAGTTTACTTATCTGCCTTGGCACTCTTTTTGTAGCCTTCTCCGGTGTCTATATGTGGTGGAAGCGTAAGCCAAACAAAGGCCTTGGAGCTCCAAAGGCACCAAGTATAAAGAATATGAAAATCCTGCTTATCATTCTTATCGTGTTAGGTATTTTATTTCCATTAGTCGGCCTATCACTTATCGTTGTTAGGCTTATTGACTGGTTGTTGATTCAAAGGATAGCTAGTGTGAAAAGGTTATTAAATGCATAGATAATAATTCTGAAAAAAGAGCTGCACAGCTCTTTTTTCTTTATACCTTTGTTCCAATAACAATACTAACTACCTAATTAATAAACTAAAAAAAGATTGATTTACAGAAATATTGTCCATATAATAGGAAAATACAATTGATAATGATTTTCATTATTACTAATTAAGTAAAGGCTGACTTACTATTATGTTCCTAAAAAATAAGATTACTAGGTTTCATCATTTGTGGAGATTAGTTCTTTTCCTTGCCTTTATAGCTGGGCTGCTCGGCACTTTAATAGCAGCCGTGTCATTCGGAGCAAAAGACATTACCTTCCATACGGTTTGGACAACACTCTTCCACTATGATGCTTCGCTGACTGAGCAGCAAATCATTTATGAACTGCGGCTGCCGAGAGTGATTGGAGCTGCAATTGTCGGTGCAGCCTTTGCTGTTGCCGGAGCACTGATGCAGGGTGTAACCCGCAACCCTCTTGCTGATGCAGGAATACTCGGCATCAATGCTGGAGCGATGTTTATTGTAACTCTATGCTTTGCCTTTTTTCCAACAATCTCTTACTCCTTATTGATGGTTTTTTCCTTTATTGGAGCTGCTCTTTGCACACTGTTAATTTTTATGATGGGTGCGTCTGTGCCTGGCGGCTTGACACCGATGCGATTAACCGTATCTGGAGCGGTAATTGCTGCACTATTGCACTCTTTAAGTGCAGGTATCGCCATTTATTACGACTTAAGCCAGGACCTTGCTTTTTGGTACGCTGGCGGAGTCGCTGGTGTTAAATGGGAGCATTTAAGGGTGCTTGTTCCAGTTATTCTGATTACAATTTTCTGGGCAATAAGCATGGGACGCTCTATTTCGCTTATTGCGATAGGAAAAGAAACAGCTGTGAATCTCGGCATTAAGGTGAATCGGATTAAAGTGTTTTCCATCATTGCTGCCGTCATTTTAGCTGGGGTATCCGTTTCTGCTGTAGGTTCCATCGGATTTATCGGACTTGTTATTCCCCATATTGCCCGCAAGCTTGTAGGCACGGATTATAGATTAATCATTCCGATGTCAGGTATTTTAGGGGCTATCCTGTTAATGCTCGCCGATTTAGGGACACGGACTGTAAATCCTCCCCGTGAATTGGCAATTGGGATTTTAGTAGCTGCAGTAGGTGTTCCTTTCTTTCTTTATACAGCACGTAAAGTTGGGAGGGATTTATAGATGAAAACAGATTTGCGCAGCACAAAAACCATTTCAGTTGCTCTAGTGTTAATCATCATAAATATCATTGTCATCATGATCAGTTTAAACACAGGCTCACTGCGAATTGCGCCAACAGAAGTTCTTCAAACTTTGTTTGGATTTGGGGATTACAAAAATACACTAGTACTGTTTGAATACCGCCTTCCTCGTATCATCATTACAATTCTTGCCGGCATCGGCCTTGGTGTTTCTGGAGCTATTCTGCAGGGTGTTTCAAGAAATCCACTTGCAGATCCCGGCATTTTAGGATTACATGCAGGTGCTTCATTCGGTCTTATTTTGTTTGTTACCTATTTTCATTCTTTAAATGATAAAGCGGCATTGCTCATTCCATTATTCACTTTTTCAGGAGGTTTACTGGCAGCTGTTATTATCATTTTGCTTACATATGACCGCTATAAAGGGATCTTGCCAATTCGTCTTATACTTGTCGGGATTGCTATTTCTGCCTGCTTTAATGCGATCACCTTGTTCCTGTCACTCCGTCTTGATGAAGATACATACACTTTCGCTTCAAGATGGCTAGTGGGTAATGTATGGGGAAGAGACTGGATACATGTTATTGCACTTTTACCATGGATAGTGACATTAACCCCTCTCGGTTGGCTGCAAGCACGAAAGCTAGATGCCTTGTCTTTAGGAGACAATACAGCTGTTGGGCTCGGTGTTTCTGTTTTACGCTCCCGTCTGTACATGCTAGCTATTGCTGTTGCTCTTTCAAGTGCCAGTGTTGCTATGGTTGGAGGAATTGGTTTTATCGGCCTTGTCGCGCCCCATCTCGCACGCCGGTTAGTAGGGCCAAGACATCAGCATTTCCTCCCAGTCGCAGGGCTGCTTGGAATGGTCATACTCGTCTTGTCAGATACGGTTGGGCGTTCCATTTTTCAACCTAATCCAATTCCAGCTGGAATTGTCGTCGCAGCGATAGGTGGACCTTATTTTCTTTATTTATTAACAAAAACAAAGTAAAACAAGAAAAAGGAGAACAAGATGAAAAAGAAACTAGCTATGTTATTTACAGCAATGCTTTTATTAATTCTCGCAGCATGTGGACAATCAGCTTCAAATGATAGTAGCGAAAAAAAAGAGACCGAGGAACCGAAAATCGCTTCCCTCTCTATCCATTTAACAAATGATTTGCTCGCATTAGGAATAACTCCAGTCGGCTCTGTTGTCGGCGGTGAGTTAAATGATTTCCTTCCACATGTTAAAAATCAATTGAAGGATACAAAAAAGCTTGGTCCAGCAAAAGACCCTGATATGGAAGCTTTAATTGCTTTAGATTCATCTGTCATCTATATCGATGAAGGAATTTCAGGTGAGGATATTTCGAAATATGAAGACATTGCTCCAACAGTAAGCTTTAACCTTGATGAAGGAACATGGCGCGATCATTTAAATAAAATTGGTAAACTCGTCGATCGAGAACAGGAAGCAGAAGATTTCATCGCAGACTATGAGAGCCTCACAAATGAAGTTAAAACGTTAGCTTCAGATGAACTTGGCGAAAACAGTAAAGTAATGGCTATCCGAGTAACAGCCAAGGAGCTTCGTGTATTTACGACAAAACGCCCACTTGGCCCAATGCTATTCGAAGATTTAGGATTTAAGCCAGCTGCTGGCATCGAAGAATTAGATTCTACACAGCCATATGAAGTTATATCCCAGGAAGTCTTGCCTGACTTTGATGCAGATGCGATTTTTGTAGTAGTAAACAGTGATGATGAAGCACAAACTGGCTTCAAGCAATTAGAAGAATCTGCAATCTATCAAGGTTTAAAAGCGGTTAAAAACAAACATGTCTATGTTGTTTCTGATCAGCCTTGGCTTGATTACTCCGCCCTTGGCAACAAGCTTGCGATGGAGGAAGCGAAAGAGTTGTTTTCAAAATAAACATTAAAAAGGCTCTCCACGGCGAATATCACACTGGAGAGCCTTTTTTGTATTTACTTATACATTTTCAAATCCACAGAACCTCTCGCCTCTTCCATCTCTCTTTCCAAAAGCTGTTTATCCAGCAATTTAAAGAATGGCATATAAATAAGGAATCCGACAAGAAGCAATACAATCTGCAGGACCATTCCACTAACGCCGGAAACTAAGTATCCGCTGATAAATAATGGTGTAGTCCATGGAATGATAACACCGCTTGTTGCAGATACAAGGCCTGTGCTCATGGCAGTAAATGAAATGACAGCAGAGATTGGAGTCATTATCAGCCAAGGAATAAACATTATTGGGTTTAACACGATCGACAATCCGAAGATGATCGGTTCATTGATATTAAAGATACTAGCAGGCAATGCAAGCAATCCGAGTGTCTTTAAATGCTTTGATTTCGAGAACAATGTCATGCAAAGTGCCAATGCAATCGTAGAACCAGAACCTCCCATTTGCAGATAGATTTCCTTGAACTGCTTTGTAATGATATGAGGCAAATCTTGCCCCTGCTGGAAAGCATTTAAGTTCTCTGCAGATAAGCCGAGCCAAATCGGGTCCATAATAGCGTTTACAATTGCATTGCCATGAAGACCGAAGAACCAAAGAAGCTGACCGATTATCTCAGCTATAATAATGGAAATTAGACTATCACCTAAACCTAACAATGGCATCTGTACAATATGGTAAATAAATTGGTGGATATCCTTATATGGCGTAAAGCTAAAGCCAATTTGAACAGCAAGAACGATTGCTGCAATCAATCCAACAGGAATTAATGAGGAGAATGACCTGATTACTCCAGGCGGCACTCCTTCCGGCATTTTTGGTCCGATACCAAATTCATAAAATTTCTTATATAATCTAGTCGACACTAGCGCAATTAGAATCGACACGAACATCCCTTTCGTTCCAAGCCACTCTAATCCAAAGCTTCCGTCTGTCACAGTTGTTAAAATAATAAATGACATAACAGAGGACATGATTGGGAAAATAGGTTCCATATCCAGCTGTTTTGCATATTGATAAGCAACATTTATAAGTGTAAAAAGGCCAATAATACCAAATGTAGCATCCGTTACTTTCGTTAATGTGGACTGAAACTTTTCGCCGAAAATGCCAATCATCCATTCACTGTATCCTGGAATAGGCAAATAGGCAACCAAGAGAAATAAGGAGCCGATAATTAAAAATGGCATGATTGTGATCATCGAATCCTTTATTGCATTTAAAGGCTTATTGCTGCTTATTCTCGTTGCTAATGGTACTAGTTTACTTTCTAGTTTAGATAGTAAATTATTCATCATAATCCCCCCTCGGTAAGTTTCTCTCCTGCAATGATGACCATAGTCTTTCAACCAGTTCGTGAATAAGAATCATTAATGGCAGCTGGTTTTCTCTATCTACCGTTTTAGATGCAGACTTAATATCAAGATTATGGAATAAACCATAATCAGCAATTCTTGCTAGCGAAGAATTCTTTTTCGTAATCGCAAAGATTGGAACCTTATTAGTGACCTTTAGCAAATGCTGTGTCAGCAGATGATTTTCACCTGTATTGCTTATGGCAATAATGATTGATCTATTAGGAATCGTTTCCGAAACTTGTT
This genomic window contains:
- a CDS encoding PepSY domain-containing protein, producing the protein MEETNGKQTKAYLYKTVWRWHFYAGLIFAPFLIILAVTGSVYLFKPQIEQILYQDLNEVTIKTKRIPASEQLNIVKNHYTGAEVTSYRPGEKKTRSSEVSITYQKESLTIFVDPYTGKILGELNSNDRVMDLIEKIHGELMAGTLGDRIVELAACWTIVLIVTGIYLWFPQKKLRIAGTFIPRLTKGRKTFRRDLHAVPAVWITGGLVLLILTGLPWSGFWGTNFQALVTNTGEGYPPSVWIGDAPASNIKTKDIAEVPWAAENLEVPESNMEGFIPVSIDDIVATANREGMHPSYSVIFPASKEGVYTLSAFPPKAKDEATIHIDQYSGAVLADYRYDNYGILGKIIAVGITLHKGTELGFINQLISLLICLGTLFVAFSGVYMWWKRKPNKGLGAPKAPSIKNMKILLIILIVLGILFPLVGLSLIVVRLIDWLLIQRIASVKRLLNA
- a CDS encoding PTS sugar transporter subunit IIC gives rise to the protein MMNNLLSKLESKLVPLATRISSNKPLNAIKDSMITIMPFLIIGSLFLLVAYLPIPGYSEWMIGIFGEKFQSTLTKVTDATFGIIGLFTLINVAYQYAKQLDMEPIFPIMSSVMSFIILTTVTDGSFGLEWLGTKGMFVSILIALVSTRLYKKFYEFGIGPKMPEGVPPGVIRSFSSLIPVGLIAAIVLAVQIGFSFTPYKDIHQFIYHIVQMPLLGLGDSLISIIIAEIIGQLLWFFGLHGNAIVNAIMDPIWLGLSAENLNAFQQGQDLPHIITKQFKEIYLQMGGSGSTIALALCMTLFSKSKHLKTLGLLALPASIFNINEPIIFGLSIVLNPIMFIPWLIMTPISAVISFTAMSTGLVSATSGVIIPWTTPLFISGYLVSGVSGMVLQIVLLLVGFLIYMPFFKLLDKQLLEREMEEARGSVDLKMYK
- a CDS encoding RNA degradosome polyphosphate kinase, producing the protein MQTHHEQWSTTNLDKPSYYNNRELSWLDFNSRVLEEAVDDQNALLERYKFLSIFSSNLDEFFMVRVAGLIDQVKAGFNKPENKAGLTPKEQLCAISQKAHLLVKKQDEVYRDLSRILDNEQVSIITIDHAAPQELDILEDFFDEQVYPVLTPMAIDAYRPFPMLLNKSLNLAVIIEEKSLEKRKEQELNGNLVIVQVPAVMDRLVEITQKGKQRKFVLLEEVISRFIYKLFTGYKVESVTSFRITRNADLTIHEDEAEDLLLEIEEELKKRKRGAAVRLEYQMSQSNQGVIDYLRKVLEIHSKDVYVVQAPLDLTFLFSFYKKVAATHEHLTARTFIPQPSVDLEGEGDMFEKIADHDVLLHHPYESFEPVVEFMSQAADDKNVLAIKQTLYRVSGDSPIIDSLKRAAENGKQVTVLVELKARFDEENNVQWAKELEQAGCHVIYGMTHLKTHSKITLVIRREKGKIQRYVHLGTGNYNDATARIYTDMGLLTSNDKIGIDAINFFNYLSGYMEKPSYHHLSVSPYGIRDTFIELIDREIAYHNEYQNGRIIAKMNSLTDKIIIKKLYEASIAGVKIDLIIRGVCCLRPGIEGVSENIKVRSIVGEFLEHTRIFYFHQNGNEKVYLSSADWMTRNMENRVEILFPILENHLKERIHECLLLMLQDNCKAREQDRNGKYKYVPRTNGERHINSQRIFCEEAIQYRTKIKTANLETMKNRTKFSSLTDSYFFRLKEIVPLLKR
- a CDS encoding iron ABC transporter permease is translated as MFLKNKITRFHHLWRLVLFLAFIAGLLGTLIAAVSFGAKDITFHTVWTTLFHYDASLTEQQIIYELRLPRVIGAAIVGAAFAVAGALMQGVTRNPLADAGILGINAGAMFIVTLCFAFFPTISYSLLMVFSFIGAALCTLLIFMMGASVPGGLTPMRLTVSGAVIAALLHSLSAGIAIYYDLSQDLAFWYAGGVAGVKWEHLRVLVPVILITIFWAISMGRSISLIAIGKETAVNLGIKVNRIKVFSIIAAVILAGVSVSAVGSIGFIGLVIPHIARKLVGTDYRLIIPMSGILGAILLMLADLGTRTVNPPRELAIGILVAAVGVPFFLYTARKVGRDL
- a CDS encoding exopolyphosphatase, with protein sequence MKDNSIAIIDLGSNSIQFAIYQIENNLVKTEEAKRVKVAARLISYVNSQGNITREGIDFTLQILKEFKKHGEESGVNRIIGFATAVIRNAANKEDVLAEIQQETGIPFSILSGYEEAYFGFLGIIQATDLQDGITIDIGGGSTEITLFRNRQMVEYHSFPFGAVNLNDQFTKGENVTAQQTERLQSYLVEQLQTLPWLSKAGLPVIGIGGSAKNLSRIHKAKCKKNSLNMSIQDIHHVYEELSSLSVTERANIKGLSKKRKDIIIPAVQIISILMEMTQSPYFLYCTQSVRDGFIYNLLEKTNNAS
- a CDS encoding DUF817 domain-containing protein, producing MNVTIEKWRQRSALKQLLLFCWEQALSCLFPVVIFASLAVTQYFPLPFLPRYDWLLLICLFMQWMMVRSGMETKDELKVITLFHIIGLALELFKVHMGSWSYPEEGYSKIFGVPLYSGFMYASVASFLCQAWRRLKVELIKWPPFWAVVPLAFAIYLNFFTHHYWIDLRWWLSGLVLIVFWKSWVVYVVDGIRYRMPLSLSFVLIGFFIWIAENIATFFGAWQYPNQREAWSLVHLGKVSSWLLLVIVSFLIVATLKQVKGKSTE
- a CDS encoding DUF2975 domain-containing protein, which codes for MNKVSTLFLKIAVIFIGLPILALCIFAVPAIGRFAEELLPDISFIKFLVIAFFYVSAIPFYIALYEAFKLLTYIDNNKAFSKISVKSLKVIKFCAITISGLFVLGLPLFYFVADADDAPGIIIIGLVIIFASLIIAVFAAVLQRLLQEAIEIKSENDLTV
- a CDS encoding iron ABC transporter permease produces the protein MKTDLRSTKTISVALVLIIINIIVIMISLNTGSLRIAPTEVLQTLFGFGDYKNTLVLFEYRLPRIIITILAGIGLGVSGAILQGVSRNPLADPGILGLHAGASFGLILFVTYFHSLNDKAALLIPLFTFSGGLLAAVIIILLTYDRYKGILPIRLILVGIAISACFNAITLFLSLRLDEDTYTFASRWLVGNVWGRDWIHVIALLPWIVTLTPLGWLQARKLDALSLGDNTAVGLGVSVLRSRLYMLAIAVALSSASVAMVGGIGFIGLVAPHLARRLVGPRHQHFLPVAGLLGMVILVLSDTVGRSIFQPNPIPAGIVVAAIGGPYFLYLLTKTK
- a CDS encoding ABC transporter substrate-binding protein is translated as MKKKLAMLFTAMLLLILAACGQSASNDSSEKKETEEPKIASLSIHLTNDLLALGITPVGSVVGGELNDFLPHVKNQLKDTKKLGPAKDPDMEALIALDSSVIYIDEGISGEDISKYEDIAPTVSFNLDEGTWRDHLNKIGKLVDREQEAEDFIADYESLTNEVKTLASDELGENSKVMAIRVTAKELRVFTTKRPLGPMLFEDLGFKPAAGIEELDSTQPYEVISQEVLPDFDADAIFVVVNSDDEAQTGFKQLEESAIYQGLKAVKNKHVYVVSDQPWLDYSALGNKLAMEEAKELFSK
- a CDS encoding helix-turn-helix transcriptional regulator, which produces MAIIINIDVMLAKRKMSVTELSEKVGITMANLSILKNGKAKAIRLSTLEGICKALDCQPGDILEYKSDEDTE